One window from the genome of Montipora foliosa isolate CH-2021 chromosome 5, ASM3666993v2, whole genome shotgun sequence encodes:
- the LOC138003158 gene encoding uncharacterized protein, protein MWASRDVKQYCDDDKFDKFIDLPLYSFSSERHRKSEVNDYLQSLEVEGKVSVLMGLASASAKYGHCEETLRKQEVISLSSSVFARKGFLSPSKETVLCSDKGMSFYVDSIEIGMEEVLIVSMAHERDERKIKENLEVKVKVFFFTISSKMESIQQSSSQRGFVRIDHYSSKTGKWEEKEFNVDQYEEALADVRQIEEQMYGIANIVRETPNDELSRLRYVLRPCVKTINHLQLFNGLNDAINRLEMILANLRVTAKDTAEVGQLESLICTLQSLTVENCSREFIAEVKRKTRNWKTIQKTFHGC, encoded by the exons ATGTGGGCTTCGCGCGACGTAAAACAGTACTGCGATGATGATAAGTTCGACAAATTCATTGACTTACCTCTTTATTCCTTTTCGTCTGAACGTCATCGTAAAAGCGAAGTTAATGACTATTTGCAAAGTTTGGAAGTTGAAGGCAAAGTGTCGGTTTTAATGGGCCTAGCTTCAGCCTCGGCAAAATATGGTCACTGTGAAGAAACTTTGAGAAAACAAGAAGTCATTTCACTGTCTTCCTCAGTTTTCGCACGAAAAGGATTTCTCTCTCCCAGTAAGGAGACAGTGCTTTGTTCCGACAAAGGGATGAGTTTTTATGTCGACAGTATAGAGATTGGTATGGAAGAAGTCTTAATCGTGTCAATGGCACACGAAAG agatgaaagaaaaataaaggaaaacttAGAAGTGAAAGTCAAAGTTTTCTTCTTTACAATTTCTTCAAAGATGGAGAGTATTCAACAAAGTTCAAGCCAAAGAGGTTTTGTACGAATCGATCATTATTCATCTAAAACAGGaaaatgggaagaaaaagaGTTCAACGTAGATCAATATGAGGAAGCTTTAGCTGATGTGCGGCAAATCGAAGAGCAAATGTATGGTATCGCGAATATCGTTAGAGAGACTCCGAACGATGAGCTATCGCGTTTGCGTTACGTGTTACGTCCATGTGTCAAGACAATAAACCATCTACAACTCTTTAATGGCCTAAATGATGCTATCAACCGTCTTGAAATGATACTTGCAAATCTCAGAGTGACCGCCAAAGACACTGCAGAAGTTGGACAACTTGAAAGTTTAATTTGTACACTACAAAGCTTGACAGTTGAAAATTGCTCCAGAGAGTTTATCGCTGAAGTGAAAAGAAAGACCCGGAATTGGAAGACTATACAGAAAACTTTTCATGGCTGTTAA